The following proteins are encoded in a genomic region of Neomonachus schauinslandi chromosome 7, ASM220157v2, whole genome shotgun sequence:
- the LOC110589700 gene encoding histone H2B subacrosomal variant-like has translation MARSITKKNKCSRGHQSPISKKKSHSSTDFGHRNYSLYINRVLKEVVPQRGISSRTLDIMNTLIDDIFERISMEACSLMCFRNRCTLTPEDIQKAVYLLLPGKLAKYAVAFGSEAVQRYVHS, from the coding sequence ATGGCCAGATCCATCACCAAAAAGAACAAGTGCTCCAGAGGACATCAAAGCCCAATCtccaaaaagaaatcacattccAGCACTGATTTTGGCCATAGAAATTATTCACTCTACATTAACAGGGTCCTAAAGGAAGTGGTTCCCCAGAGGGGCATATCATCTCGCACCTTGGACATCATGAACACCCTGATCGACGACATCTTTGAGCGCATTTCTATGGAAGCCTGCAGCCTGATGTGTTTCAGAAATCGCTGTACCCTCACCCCTGAAGATATCCAGAAGGCAGTGTACCTGCTGTTGCCTGGGAAACTAGCTAAGTATGCAGTGGCTTTTGGAAGTGAAGCTGTCCAAAGATATGTCCACTCCTAA